Proteins co-encoded in one Bos taurus isolate L1 Dominette 01449 registration number 42190680 breed Hereford chromosome X, ARS-UCD2.0, whole genome shotgun sequence genomic window:
- the ZNF75D gene encoding zinc finger protein 75D isoform X1 yields MPLGRRSTHWFCTKADKASVIRWPRRMSQVGEKLFPEQIMMSPVKAPACLYPHVEVLQGTKRSVKESSNKSKKSSPQMGSLHPESARQHFRRFCYHDTPGPYEAVSQLQELCSQWLRPEIHSKEQILELLVLEQFLDVLPSHIQNWVQKYQPQNVKEAVALVDRFQRESGGISNEVTAHELGNDTALLGGTAVAPGFKWKPAEPQPMGVFQEECSNIYQVLQELGWNTHKESQPVDEGAVPAEESQTFSKQKITPSWNMASELTWPQSLSPLTFEDVALYFSEEEWKIMTPDEKTLYLDVMQDVYEDVASVGLKLKNDTGNDPPVSLPTLEIQPSGCEVLRKATMKDAETTMGDVNHGGTCRVWKRPRAFPGRKRKKLKTCKQELPKPVDVHGKGCEGEKPFKCQECGKSFRVSSDLIKHQRVHTEERPYKCEQCDKQFRWSSDLNKHLMAHQGIKPYRCSWCGKSFSHNTNLHTHLRIHTGEKPFKCYECGKRFIQNSHLIKHQRTHTGEQPYTCSICNRNFSRRSSLLRHQKLHKRRESCPVSPV; encoded by the exons tgcccTTGGGGAGAAGATCCACTCATTGGTTTTGTACCAAAGCTGACAAGGCCTCAGTTATCAGGTGGCCCAGGAGGATGTCACAAGTAGGAGAAAAGCTGTTCCCAGAGCAAATAATGATGAGCCCTGTGAAGGCGCCTGCATGCTTGTACCCACATGTGGAGGTTTTACAGGGGACTAAGAGGTCTGTGAAAGAGAGTTCCAATAAGAGTAAGAAATCCAGCCCACAGATGGGCAGTCTTCATCCTGAGAGTGCTCGCCAGCACTTCCGGAGATTCTGTTACCATGACACACCTGGACCGTATGAGGCTGTCAGCCAACTGCAGGAATTATGCTCTCAGTGGCTGAGGCCAGAGATCCACTCAAAAGAGCAAATCTTGGAATTGCTGGTGCTGGAGCAGTTCCTGGACGTTCTGCCCAGTCATATCCAGAACTGGGTGCAGAAGTATCAGCCACAGAACGTCAAAGAGGCTGTGGCCCTGGTAGACCGCTTTCAGAGAGAATCTGGTGGAATAAGCAATGAG GTCACAGCCCATGAACTGGGAAATGACACAGCGCTCTTGGGAGGAacagcagtggccccaggctTTAAGTGGAAGCCAGCAGAGCCCCAACCAATGGGTGTGTTCCAGGAAGAATGTTCGAACATATACCAGGTACTGCAGGAGCTGGGCTGGAATACTCACAAAGAAAGCCAGCCTGTGGATGAAGGAG CTGTGCCTGCTGAAGAGAGTCAAACTTTTTCTAAACAGAAAATCACCCCAAGCTGGAACATGGCATCTGAGCTCACCTGGCCTCAGTCCCTG AGTCCATTGACATTTGAAGATGTGGCCTTGTATTTTTCCGAGGAAGAATGGAAAATAATGACCCCTGATGAGAAGACCCTCTACCTTGATGTAATGCAGGATGTCTATGAGGATGTCGCCTCTGTAG GGTTAAAGCTCAAAAATGACACTGGAAATGACCCACCTGTATCTCTTCCTACATTAGAGATACAACCATCAGGATGCGAAGTATTAAGAAAGGCCACAATGAAAGATGCTGAGACAACAATGGGCGATGTAAATCATGGTGGTACATGCAGGGTATGGAAACGACCTCGTGCTtttccaggaaggaaaagaaagaaacttaaaacTTGTAAACAAGAGCTTCCAAAACCTGTTGATGTTCATGGGAAAGGCTGTGAGGGAGAGAAACCTTTTAAATGTCAGGAATGTGGAAAAAGCTTCAGAGTTAGCTCTGACCTTATTAAACATCAGAGGGTTCATACCGAAGAGAGACCCTATAAATGTGAACAATGTGATAAGCAGTTTAGATGGAGTTCAGATCTTAATAAGCACTTAATGGCACACCAAGGAATTAAACCATATAGATGCTCATGGTGTGGAAAAAGCTTTAGTCATAACACAAATCTACACACACACCTaagaattcacactggagagaagccctTTAAATGTTATGAATGTGGGAAAAGATTCATTCAGAACTCCCACCTTATTAAACACCAGAGAACCCACACAGGTGAGCAGCCTTATACCTGTAGCATATGCAACAGAAATTTTAGCAGGCGTTCAAGCCTTCTTAGACACCAGAAACTCCACAAGAGAAGGGAATCATGTCCAGTGTCTCCAGTCTGA
- the ZNF75D gene encoding zinc finger protein 75D isoform X3: MYPVTAHELGNDTALLGGTAVAPGFKWKPAEPQPMGVFQEECSNIYQVLQELGWNTHKESQPVDEGAVPAEESQTFSKQKITPSWNMASELTWPQSLSPLTFEDVALYFSEEEWKIMTPDEKTLYLDVMQDVYEDVASVGLKLKNDTGNDPPVSLPTLEIQPSGCEVLRKATMKDAETTMGDVNHGGTCRVWKRPRAFPGRKRKKLKTCKQELPKPVDVHGKGCEGEKPFKCQECGKSFRVSSDLIKHQRVHTEERPYKCEQCDKQFRWSSDLNKHLMAHQGIKPYRCSWCGKSFSHNTNLHTHLRIHTGEKPFKCYECGKRFIQNSHLIKHQRTHTGEQPYTCSICNRNFSRRSSLLRHQKLHKRRESCPVSPV, encoded by the exons GTCACAGCCCATGAACTGGGAAATGACACAGCGCTCTTGGGAGGAacagcagtggccccaggctTTAAGTGGAAGCCAGCAGAGCCCCAACCAATGGGTGTGTTCCAGGAAGAATGTTCGAACATATACCAGGTACTGCAGGAGCTGGGCTGGAATACTCACAAAGAAAGCCAGCCTGTGGATGAAGGAG CTGTGCCTGCTGAAGAGAGTCAAACTTTTTCTAAACAGAAAATCACCCCAAGCTGGAACATGGCATCTGAGCTCACCTGGCCTCAGTCCCTG AGTCCATTGACATTTGAAGATGTGGCCTTGTATTTTTCCGAGGAAGAATGGAAAATAATGACCCCTGATGAGAAGACCCTCTACCTTGATGTAATGCAGGATGTCTATGAGGATGTCGCCTCTGTAG GGTTAAAGCTCAAAAATGACACTGGAAATGACCCACCTGTATCTCTTCCTACATTAGAGATACAACCATCAGGATGCGAAGTATTAAGAAAGGCCACAATGAAAGATGCTGAGACAACAATGGGCGATGTAAATCATGGTGGTACATGCAGGGTATGGAAACGACCTCGTGCTtttccaggaaggaaaagaaagaaacttaaaacTTGTAAACAAGAGCTTCCAAAACCTGTTGATGTTCATGGGAAAGGCTGTGAGGGAGAGAAACCTTTTAAATGTCAGGAATGTGGAAAAAGCTTCAGAGTTAGCTCTGACCTTATTAAACATCAGAGGGTTCATACCGAAGAGAGACCCTATAAATGTGAACAATGTGATAAGCAGTTTAGATGGAGTTCAGATCTTAATAAGCACTTAATGGCACACCAAGGAATTAAACCATATAGATGCTCATGGTGTGGAAAAAGCTTTAGTCATAACACAAATCTACACACACACCTaagaattcacactggagagaagccctTTAAATGTTATGAATGTGGGAAAAGATTCATTCAGAACTCCCACCTTATTAAACACCAGAGAACCCACACAGGTGAGCAGCCTTATACCTGTAGCATATGCAACAGAAATTTTAGCAGGCGTTCAAGCCTTCTTAGACACCAGAAACTCCACAAGAGAAGGGAATCATGTCCAGTGTCTCCAGTCTGA
- the ZNF75D gene encoding zinc finger protein 75D (The RefSeq protein has 1 substitution compared to this genomic sequence), protein MSPVKAPACLYPHVEVLQGTKRSVKESSNKSKKSSPQMGSLHPESARQHFRRFCYHDTPGPYEAVSQLQELCSQWLRPEIHSKEQILELLVLEQFLDVLPSHIQNWVQKYQPQNVKEAVALVDRFQRESGGISNEVTAHELGNDTALLGGTAVAPGFKWKPAEPQPMGVFQEECSNIYQVLQELGWNTHKESQPVDEGAVPAEESQTFSKQKITPSWNMASELTWPQSLSPLTFEDVALYFSEEEWKIMTPDEKTLYLDVMQDVYEDVASVGLKLKNDTGNDPPVSLPTLEIQPSGCEVLRKATMKDAETTMGDVNHGGTCRVWKRPRAFPGRKRKKLKTCKQELPKPVDVHGKGCEGEKPFKCQECGKSFRVSSDLIKHQRVHTEERPYKCEQCDKQFRWSSDLNKHLMAHQGIKPYRCSWCGKSFSHNTNLHTHLRIHTGEKPFKCYECGKRFIQNSHLIKHQRTHTGEQPYTCSICDRNFSRRSSLLRHQKLHKRRESCPVSPV, encoded by the exons ATGAGCCCTGTGAAGGCGCCTGCATGCTTGTACCCACATGTGGAGGTTTTACAGGGGACTAAGAGGTCTGTGAAAGAGAGTTCCAATAAGAGTAAGAAATCCAGCCCACAGATGGGCAGTCTTCATCCTGAGAGTGCTCGCCAGCACTTCCGGAGATTCTGTTACCATGACACACCTGGACCGTATGAGGCTGTCAGCCAACTGCAGGAATTATGCTCTCAGTGGCTGAGGCCAGAGATCCACTCAAAAGAGCAAATCTTGGAATTGCTGGTGCTGGAGCAGTTCCTGGACGTTCTGCCCAGTCATATCCAGAACTGGGTGCAGAAGTATCAGCCACAGAACGTCAAAGAGGCTGTGGCCCTGGTAGACCGCTTTCAGAGAGAATCTGGTGGAATAAGCAATGAG GTCACAGCCCATGAACTGGGAAATGACACAGCGCTCTTGGGAGGAacagcagtggccccaggctTTAAGTGGAAGCCAGCAGAGCCCCAACCAATGGGTGTGTTCCAGGAAGAATGTTCGAACATATACCAGGTACTGCAGGAGCTGGGCTGGAATACTCACAAAGAAAGCCAGCCTGTGGATGAAGGAG CTGTGCCTGCTGAAGAGAGTCAAACTTTTTCTAAACAGAAAATCACCCCAAGCTGGAACATGGCATCTGAGCTCACCTGGCCTCAGTCCCTG AGTCCATTGACATTTGAAGATGTGGCCTTGTATTTTTCCGAGGAAGAATGGAAAATAATGACCCCTGATGAGAAGACCCTCTACCTTGATGTAATGCAGGATGTCTATGAGGATGTCGCCTCTGTAG GGTTAAAGCTCAAAAATGACACTGGAAATGACCCACCTGTATCTCTTCCTACATTAGAGATACAACCATCAGGATGCGAAGTATTAAGAAAGGCCACAATGAAAGATGCTGAGACAACAATGGGCGATGTAAATCATGGTGGTACATGCAGGGTATGGAAACGACCTCGTGCTtttccaggaaggaaaagaaagaaacttaaaacTTGTAAACAAGAGCTTCCAAAACCTGTTGATGTTCATGGGAAAGGCTGTGAGGGAGAGAAACCTTTTAAATGTCAGGAATGTGGAAAAAGCTTCAGAGTTAGCTCTGACCTTATTAAACATCAGAGGGTTCATACCGAAGAGAGACCCTATAAATGTGAACAATGTGATAAGCAGTTTAGATGGAGTTCAGATCTTAATAAGCACTTAATGGCACACCAAGGAATTAAACCATATAGATGCTCATGGTGTGGAAAAAGCTTTAGTCATAACACAAATCTACACACACACCTaagaattcacactggagagaagccctTTAAATGTTATGAATGTGGGAAAAGATTCATTCAGAACTCCCACCTTATTAAACACCAGAGAACCCACACAGGTGAGCAGCCTTATACCTGTAGCATATGCAACAGAAATTTTAGCAGGCGTTCAAGCCTTCTTAGACACCAGAAACTCCACAAGAGAAGGGAATCATGTCCAGTGTCTCCAGTCTGA
- the ZNF75D gene encoding zinc finger protein 75D isoform X4, with the protein MGVFQEECSNIYQVLQELGWNTHKESQPVDEGAVPAEESQTFSKQKITPSWNMASELTWPQSLSPLTFEDVALYFSEEEWKIMTPDEKTLYLDVMQDVYEDVASVGLKLKNDTGNDPPVSLPTLEIQPSGCEVLRKATMKDAETTMGDVNHGGTCRVWKRPRAFPGRKRKKLKTCKQELPKPVDVHGKGCEGEKPFKCQECGKSFRVSSDLIKHQRVHTEERPYKCEQCDKQFRWSSDLNKHLMAHQGIKPYRCSWCGKSFSHNTNLHTHLRIHTGEKPFKCYECGKRFIQNSHLIKHQRTHTGEQPYTCSICNRNFSRRSSLLRHQKLHKRRESCPVSPV; encoded by the exons ATGGGTGTGTTCCAGGAAGAATGTTCGAACATATACCAGGTACTGCAGGAGCTGGGCTGGAATACTCACAAAGAAAGCCAGCCTGTGGATGAAGGAG CTGTGCCTGCTGAAGAGAGTCAAACTTTTTCTAAACAGAAAATCACCCCAAGCTGGAACATGGCATCTGAGCTCACCTGGCCTCAGTCCCTG AGTCCATTGACATTTGAAGATGTGGCCTTGTATTTTTCCGAGGAAGAATGGAAAATAATGACCCCTGATGAGAAGACCCTCTACCTTGATGTAATGCAGGATGTCTATGAGGATGTCGCCTCTGTAG GGTTAAAGCTCAAAAATGACACTGGAAATGACCCACCTGTATCTCTTCCTACATTAGAGATACAACCATCAGGATGCGAAGTATTAAGAAAGGCCACAATGAAAGATGCTGAGACAACAATGGGCGATGTAAATCATGGTGGTACATGCAGGGTATGGAAACGACCTCGTGCTtttccaggaaggaaaagaaagaaacttaaaacTTGTAAACAAGAGCTTCCAAAACCTGTTGATGTTCATGGGAAAGGCTGTGAGGGAGAGAAACCTTTTAAATGTCAGGAATGTGGAAAAAGCTTCAGAGTTAGCTCTGACCTTATTAAACATCAGAGGGTTCATACCGAAGAGAGACCCTATAAATGTGAACAATGTGATAAGCAGTTTAGATGGAGTTCAGATCTTAATAAGCACTTAATGGCACACCAAGGAATTAAACCATATAGATGCTCATGGTGTGGAAAAAGCTTTAGTCATAACACAAATCTACACACACACCTaagaattcacactggagagaagccctTTAAATGTTATGAATGTGGGAAAAGATTCATTCAGAACTCCCACCTTATTAAACACCAGAGAACCCACACAGGTGAGCAGCCTTATACCTGTAGCATATGCAACAGAAATTTTAGCAGGCGTTCAAGCCTTCTTAGACACCAGAAACTCCACAAGAGAAGGGAATCATGTCCAGTGTCTCCAGTCTGA
- the ZNF75D gene encoding zinc finger protein 75D isoform X2, translated as MSQVGEKLFPEQIMMSPVKAPACLYPHVEVLQGTKRSVKESSNKSKKSSPQMGSLHPESARQHFRRFCYHDTPGPYEAVSQLQELCSQWLRPEIHSKEQILELLVLEQFLDVLPSHIQNWVQKYQPQNVKEAVALVDRFQRESGGISNEVTAHELGNDTALLGGTAVAPGFKWKPAEPQPMGVFQEECSNIYQVLQELGWNTHKESQPVDEGAVPAEESQTFSKQKITPSWNMASELTWPQSLSPLTFEDVALYFSEEEWKIMTPDEKTLYLDVMQDVYEDVASVGLKLKNDTGNDPPVSLPTLEIQPSGCEVLRKATMKDAETTMGDVNHGGTCRVWKRPRAFPGRKRKKLKTCKQELPKPVDVHGKGCEGEKPFKCQECGKSFRVSSDLIKHQRVHTEERPYKCEQCDKQFRWSSDLNKHLMAHQGIKPYRCSWCGKSFSHNTNLHTHLRIHTGEKPFKCYECGKRFIQNSHLIKHQRTHTGEQPYTCSICNRNFSRRSSLLRHQKLHKRRESCPVSPV; from the exons ATGTCACAAGTAGGAGAAAAGCTGTTCCCAGAGCAAATAATGATGAGCCCTGTGAAGGCGCCTGCATGCTTGTACCCACATGTGGAGGTTTTACAGGGGACTAAGAGGTCTGTGAAAGAGAGTTCCAATAAGAGTAAGAAATCCAGCCCACAGATGGGCAGTCTTCATCCTGAGAGTGCTCGCCAGCACTTCCGGAGATTCTGTTACCATGACACACCTGGACCGTATGAGGCTGTCAGCCAACTGCAGGAATTATGCTCTCAGTGGCTGAGGCCAGAGATCCACTCAAAAGAGCAAATCTTGGAATTGCTGGTGCTGGAGCAGTTCCTGGACGTTCTGCCCAGTCATATCCAGAACTGGGTGCAGAAGTATCAGCCACAGAACGTCAAAGAGGCTGTGGCCCTGGTAGACCGCTTTCAGAGAGAATCTGGTGGAATAAGCAATGAG GTCACAGCCCATGAACTGGGAAATGACACAGCGCTCTTGGGAGGAacagcagtggccccaggctTTAAGTGGAAGCCAGCAGAGCCCCAACCAATGGGTGTGTTCCAGGAAGAATGTTCGAACATATACCAGGTACTGCAGGAGCTGGGCTGGAATACTCACAAAGAAAGCCAGCCTGTGGATGAAGGAG CTGTGCCTGCTGAAGAGAGTCAAACTTTTTCTAAACAGAAAATCACCCCAAGCTGGAACATGGCATCTGAGCTCACCTGGCCTCAGTCCCTG AGTCCATTGACATTTGAAGATGTGGCCTTGTATTTTTCCGAGGAAGAATGGAAAATAATGACCCCTGATGAGAAGACCCTCTACCTTGATGTAATGCAGGATGTCTATGAGGATGTCGCCTCTGTAG GGTTAAAGCTCAAAAATGACACTGGAAATGACCCACCTGTATCTCTTCCTACATTAGAGATACAACCATCAGGATGCGAAGTATTAAGAAAGGCCACAATGAAAGATGCTGAGACAACAATGGGCGATGTAAATCATGGTGGTACATGCAGGGTATGGAAACGACCTCGTGCTtttccaggaaggaaaagaaagaaacttaaaacTTGTAAACAAGAGCTTCCAAAACCTGTTGATGTTCATGGGAAAGGCTGTGAGGGAGAGAAACCTTTTAAATGTCAGGAATGTGGAAAAAGCTTCAGAGTTAGCTCTGACCTTATTAAACATCAGAGGGTTCATACCGAAGAGAGACCCTATAAATGTGAACAATGTGATAAGCAGTTTAGATGGAGTTCAGATCTTAATAAGCACTTAATGGCACACCAAGGAATTAAACCATATAGATGCTCATGGTGTGGAAAAAGCTTTAGTCATAACACAAATCTACACACACACCTaagaattcacactggagagaagccctTTAAATGTTATGAATGTGGGAAAAGATTCATTCAGAACTCCCACCTTATTAAACACCAGAGAACCCACACAGGTGAGCAGCCTTATACCTGTAGCATATGCAACAGAAATTTTAGCAGGCGTTCAAGCCTTCTTAGACACCAGAAACTCCACAAGAGAAGGGAATCATGTCCAGTGTCTCCAGTCTGA